In Chlorocebus sabaeus isolate Y175 chromosome 5, mChlSab1.0.hap1, whole genome shotgun sequence, one genomic interval encodes:
- the ZNF267 gene encoding zinc finger protein 267 isoform X4, whose protein sequence is MLENYRNLVSLGLLVSKPDLITFLEQRKEPWNVKREETVAVQPDVFSHYNKDLLTEQCTEASFQKVISRRHGNCDLENLHLRKRWKREECDGHNGCYDEKTFKYDQFDESSVESLFHQQILSSCAKSYNFDQYMKVFTHSSLFNQQEEIDIWGKHHIHDKTSELFRQVSTLSRYRDVFIGEKNYHCNNSEKTLNQSSSPKNHQENCFLEKQCKCKEFEKVFLQSMHGQEKQEQSYKCNKCVEVCAQSLKHIQHQTIHIRENSYRCNKYDKDLSQSSNLRKQIIHNEEKPYKCEKCGDSFNHSLHLTQHQIIPTEEKPYKWKECGKVFNLNCSLYLTKQQQIDTGENLYKCKACSKSFTRSSNLIVHQRIHTGEKPYKCKECGKAFRCSSYLTKHKRIHTGEKPYKCKECGKAFNRSSCLTQHQTTHTGEKLYKCKVCSKSYARSSNLIMHQRVHTGEKPYKCKECGKVFSRSSCLTQHRKIHTGENLYKCKVCAKPFTCFSNLIVHERIHTGEKPYKCKECGKAFPYSSHLIRHHRIHTGEKPYKCKACSKSFSDSSGLTVHRRTHTGEKPYTCKECGKAFSYSSDVIQHQRIHTGQRPYKCEECGKAFNYRSYLTTHQRSHTGERPYKCEECGKAFNSRSYLTTHRRSHTGERPYKCDECGKAFSYRSYLTTHRRSHSGERPYKCEECGKAFNSRSYLITHQRSHTREKL, encoded by the coding sequence aTGTGTTTTCGCATTATAACAAGGACCTGTTGACAGAGCAATGCACAGAAGCTTCATTCCAAAAAGTGATATCAAGGAGACACGGGAACTGTGATCTTGAGaatttacatttaagaaaaaggTGGAAAAGGGAGGAGTGTGATGGGCACAATGGATGTTATGATGAAAAGACTTTTAAATATGATCAATTTGATGAGTCCTCCGTTGAAAGTTTGTTTCACCAACAAATACTTTCTTCTTGTGCCAAAAGCTATAACTTTGATCAATATATGAAGGTCTTTACTCATTCATCATTGTTTAATCAACAAGAGGAAATAGATATTTGGGGAAAACATCACATACATGATAAAACTTCAGAGTTATTTAGGCAGGTCTCTACTCTAAGTAGGTACCGAGATGTTTTTATTGGAGAGAAAAATTATCATTGCAATAATTCTGAAAAAACCTTGAACCAAAGCTCAAGCCCTAAAAATCATCAGGAAAATTGCTTTCTAGAAAAACAATGCAAATGTAAAGAATTTGAGAAAGTCTTTCTTCAGAGTATGCATGGGCAAGAgaagcaagaacagtcttacaaatGTAATAAATGTGTAGAAGTTTGTGCCCAGTCATTAAAACATATTCAACATCAGACCATCCATATCAGAGAAAACTCATATAGATGTAATAAATATGATAAAGACCTTAGTCAGTCATCAAATCTTAGAAAGCAGATAATCCATAATGAagagaaaccatacaaatgtgaaaaatgtgggGATAGCTTTAACCATAGTTTGCACCTTACTCAACATCAGATCATTCCTACCGAAGAGAAACCTTATAAATGGaaagaatgtggcaaagtctTTAACCTTAACTGTAGTTTATACCTTACCAAACAGCAGCAAATTGATACTGGAGAAAACCTTTACAAATGTAAAGCATGTAGCAAATCTTTTACTCGTTCCTCCAATCTTATTGtgcatcagagaattcacactggagagaaaccatacaaatgtaaagaatgtggcaaagcctttcgCTGTAGTTCATACCTTACTAAACATAAgcgaattcatactggagagaaaccttataaatgtaaagaatgtggaaaagcttttaACCGTAGTTCATGCCTTACTCAACATCAGACAACTCATACGGGAGAAAAACTTTACAAATGTAAAGTATGTAGCAAATCTTATGCTCGTTCTTCAAATCTTATTATGCATCAGagagttcatactggagagaagccttataaatgtaaagaatgtggcaaagtctTTAGCCGTAGTTCTTGCCTTACTCAACATcggaaaattcatactggagagaatcTTTACAAATGTAAGGTATGTGCCAAACCTTTTACTTGTTTCTCAAATCTTATTGTGCAtgagagaattcatactggagagaaaccctataaatgtaaagaATGCGGCAAAGCCTTTCCTTATAGTTCACACCTTATTCGACATCAtcgaattcatactggagaaaaaccataCAAATGTAAAGCATGTAGCAAATCTTTTAGTGACTCCTCAGGTCTTACTGTGCATCGGcgaactcatactggagagaaaccctatacatgtaaagaatgtggcaaagcctttagttaTAGTTCAGATGTTATTcagcatcagagaattcatactggccagagaccctacaaatgtgaagaatgtggcaaagccttcaaCTATAGGTCATACCTCACTACACATCAGAGAAgtcatactggagagagaccctacaaatgtgaagaatgtgggaaagccttcaacTCTAGGTCATACCTCACTACACATCGGAGAAgtcatactggagagagaccctacAAATGTGATGAATGTGGTAAAGCCTTCAGCTATAGGTCATACCTCACTACACATCGGAGAAGTCATAGTGGAGAGagaccctacaaatgtgaagaatgtggcaaagcctttaactcTAGGTCATACCTCATTACACATCAGAGAAGTCATACTAGagaaaaactttga